The Humulus lupulus chromosome 3, drHumLupu1.1, whole genome shotgun sequence genome window below encodes:
- the LOC133825855 gene encoding uncharacterized protein LOC133825855, protein MGRRRKVILKPAVVSDESTVEVLSSHAEATVETVTAEEFHEPCAELESDRGVEEVDEGCTIRSSSRAVNWAEEVEGKDFQNFAKEVWSKFKSNQVLTPSTRLDFSEPMKLGDQVVARLDLEEVEVEASFWRNAIVCIVLGANPPFRVFEGFIKRIWGNLGIEKIVRMNSGFTLVNFRDEATRDLILETGVIHFDRKPVVLRPWTTDLDSVRMVKSVPVWIRLNGLGLQYWGKKSLSALVSTIGKPIMVDKVTQSRDMVKYARVLVDMEISDHPPKSIAFINERGQLVEQLVEYEWLPSKCAACAQLGHIVADCNKGK, encoded by the coding sequence atgGGGCGGAGGAGGAAAGTTATATTGAAGCCGGCGGTGGTTTCCGATGAATCTACAGTGGAGGTTCTCTCTTCGCATGCTGAAGCGACGGTTGAGACGGTCACTGCTGAGGAATTTCATGAACCTTGTGCGGAGTTAGAGTCTGACCGTGGAGTTGAGGAGGTTGATGAAGGATGTACAATTCGATCTTCATCTCGAGCAGTGAATTGGGCGGAGGAGGTTGAGGGTAAAGACTTTCAAAACTTTGCTAAAGAAGTTTGGAGCAAATTCAAATCGAACCAGGTTCTCACTCCTTCGACTAGACTGGATTTCTCTGAACCTATGAAACTTGGGGACCAGGTTGTAGCTAGACTTGATCTGGAAGAGGTGGAGGTTGAGGCGTCATTCTGGAGGAATGCCATTGTCTGTATCGTTCTAGGTGCCAACCCTCCTTTTCGAGTATTTGAGGGTTTCATCAAACGTATTTGGGGAAATCTGGGGATTGAAAAGATTGTGCGTATGAACTCAGGCTTTACTCTGGTTAACTTCAGGGATGAGGCCACTCGAGACCTGATTTTGGAAACAGGGGTTATTCACTTTGATAGAAAACCAGTCGTTCTTCGCCCTTGGACTACAGATTTGGATTCGGTTAGAATGGTCAAATCTGTCCCGGTTTGGATTCGCTTGAATGGGTTGGGATTACAATATTGGGGTAAGAAGAGCCTTAGTGCTCTGGTGAGTACTATTGGCAAACCTATTATGGTGGACAAGGTGACTCAGAGCAGAGATATGGTGAAATATGCTCGGGTATTGGTTGACATGGAGATTTCGGATCATCCCCCTAAGAGCATTGCTTTTATTAATGAACGAGGTCAGTTAGTTGAGCAATTGGTTGAGTATGAATGGCTCCCATCTAAGTGTGCTGCTTGTGCTCAATTAGGGCATATTGTGGCTGACTGTAACAAGGGGAAATGA
- the LOC133824805 gene encoding cytochrome P450 71AU50-like, which yields MTDWLWKVVTLVLFLVGFGYVLRKKTKEKKKKKKNHLPPGPKGYPFLGSLNLLGKLPHRDLQKLSQKYGSIMHIKLGLIPTIVVSSPKAAELFLKTHDLVFASRPPHEAFKHISWEQRNLLFAPYGSYWRDMRKMCTLELLSTLKINSFRDMRRKEIGLFIEFAKNAASDCVAVDLSAKIATTNANMSCQMVLGKKYSDDELDPRGFKAIVQEFMHLGATPNLGDYIPFLAPLDLQGLTKRMKAVRKVFDDFFDRIIDEHIQSKDKDDHEAKDFVDVMLKIMGSEQSEYNIERPNIKAIILDMLVASLDTSSTAIEWTLSELIKHPTTMKKLQEELKIMVGMERMVEESDLEKLPYLDMVIKESMRLHPVAPLLAPHAAMEDCTVDGFHIPKNSRVIINAWTIGRDPKCWSEPEKFFPERFVGSDIDLKGRDFELIPFGSGRRGCPGMQLGLTVVRLMVAQLVHCFNWELPDGMVASELDMSEEFGLSIPRAKHLVAIPSYRLKM from the exons ATGACTGATTGGCTATGGAAAGTAGTAACTTTAGTGCTCTTTCTAGTTGGTTTTGGTTATGTTCTAAGGAAGAAaaccaaagagaagaagaagaagaagaagaatcatCTTCCTCCTGGCCCAAAAGGGTATCCATTTCTTGGAAGCTTGAACCTATTAGGCAAACTCCCTCATCGAGATTTGCAAAAATTGTCCCAAAAATATGGTTCAATCATGCATATCAAACTTGGTCTAATTCCCACCATTGTTGTCTCCTCTCCTAAGGCTGCTGAGCTTTTTCTCAAGACTCATGATCTTGTTTTCGCCTCTAGACCACCTCATGAGGCCTTCAAGCACATTTCTTGGGAGCAAAGGAACCTGTTATTTGCTCCATATGGCTCTTATTGGCGCGACATGAGAAAAATGTGCACACTCGAGCTTCTGAGTACTCTCAAGATCAACTCTTTTAGAGATATGAGGAGAAAAGAGATCGGCCTTTTTATTGAGTTTGCAAAAAATGCTGCTTCTGATTGTGTTGCGGTCGATCTTAGCGCCAAGATTGCAACAACCAATGCCAACATGAGTTGTCAGATGGTGTTGGGGAAGAAGTACTCTGATGATGAGTTAGATCCAAGAGGTTTCAAGGCAATTGTCCAAGAGTTTATGCACTTGGGAGCCACTCCTAACTTGGGAGATTACATTCCTTTCCTTGCTCCACTTGATTTGCAGGGTTTGACAAAGCGCATGAAGGCTGTTAGAAAGGTGTTTGATGACTTCTTTGATAGGATCATTGATGAGCATATTCAATCCAAAGATAAAGATGATCATGAAGCCAAGGATTTTGTTGATGTCATGTTGAAAATTATGGGGTCAGAACAGTCTGAATACAACATTGAACGACCGAATATTAAAGCTATAATCCTG GACATGCTTGTAGCCTCTCTGGATACATCATCAACAGCAATAGAATGGACACTGTCAGAACTCATCAAGCACCCAACAACAATGAAAAAACTCCAAGAAGAGCTCAAAATCATGGTGGGCATGGAAAGAATGGTGGAAGAATCAGACTTAGAAAAGTTGCCCTACTTAGACATGGTGATAAAGGAAAGCATGAGGCTTCATCCAGTGGCACCATTGTTAGCTCCCCATGCAGCCATGGAAGATTGCACAGTAGATGGCTTCCACATACCCAAAAACTCACGTGTGATCATAAACGCTTGGACAATTGGGAGAGATCCCAAGTGTTGGAGTGAGCCAGAAAAGTTTTTCCCAGAAAGGTTTGTGGGGAGTGACATAGATTTGAAAGGTAGAGACTTTGAGCTCATTCCATTTGGATCTGGAAGAAGAGGTTGCCCTGGAATGCAGCTTGGGCTGACTGTGGTGAGGTTGATGGTGGCTCAGCTTGTTCACTGCTTTAATTGGGAACTCCCTGATGGTATGGTGGCTTCTGAGTTGGATATGAGTGAGGAGTTTGGTTTGTCTATTCCTAGGGCTAAACATCTTGTGGCTATTCCTAGTTACCGGCTTAAGATGTAG
- the LOC133825856 gene encoding dihydrolipoyl dehydrogenase, mitochondrial-like yields MVMLCLLSETRNTDLSADWWCGLEIKWLWQAWPEERVTFFLEPFPTRPLKTEEQVKALGVEYRVGKFPFLANSRAKAIDDAEGLVKVLAEKETDKILGVHIMAPNAGELIHEAAIALQYDASSEDIARVCHAHPTMSEALKEAAMATYDKPIHM; encoded by the exons ATGGTAATGCTCTGTTTGCTGTCTGAGACTCGGAATACTGATTTAT CCGCGGACTGGTGGTGTGGTCTTGAAATCAAATGGCTTTGGCAAGCTTGGCCAGAAGAAAGGGTTACCTTCTTTCTAGAACCTTTTCCAACCAGACCTCTGAAGACCGAGGAGCAGGTGAAGGCACTTGGTGTTGAATACCGTGTTGGAAAATTCCCTTTCCTTGCTAATAGCAGAGCCAAAGCAATTGATGATGCTGAAGGACTTGTCAAGGTTTTGGCCGAGAAGGAAACTGACAAGATTTTGGGAGTTCACATTATGGCCCCAAATGCTGGAGAGCTCATTCATGAAGCAGCAATAGCATTGCAGTACGATGCATCTAGTGAAGACATTGCTCGGGTGTGCCATGCACATCCAACAATGAGCGAGGCATTGAAGGAGGCTGCCATGGCTACCTATGACAAACCCATTCACATGTAG